The Gloeobacter morelensis MG652769 genome contains the following window.
TGCCCTGGTGGGCGTGCTCGCCCAGCGGCTGTTGCGCCGGCTTTGCAGCGAGTGCAAAGAGGCGTATGTACCGCCTCCTGAGCGCCTCGCCCGCTTTGGCCTCACAGGCGGGACGTACTTTCAGGTGCGGGGGCAGAGGGGAGCAGCCTGCCCCGGCTGCGGCGGCGTAGGTTATAAAGGGCGCGTCGGAGTTTACGAAATCATGTCCCTGGGAGAACACCTGCGCCAACTGATCGGCCGCGAAGCCACCACCCAGACGCTGCGCGAGGCGGCGGCGGCGGGCGGGATGCGCTCGCTGCTGGCAGGTTCTCTGGATCTGGCCCGCGCGGGGGTAACCAGCTTAGAGGAAGTCGAGCGCGTCACCCTCTGCGACACTGACAACGCGGCAAGCCCCTCGGCCGCGAGCCACCCCATCTGCCGCGGCTGCGGCGGCGAGTTGCACAGCGAATGGCTCGCCTGTCCCTACTGCACTCTGCCCCGGATCGATTAGCCAGCGAGAGTTTCGGAGGAACGCCATGCCCGTACCAACTATCCAGCAACTGATGCAGACCGTCGTCGACTGGTCGGGATCCGACCTGCACATCGCCGCCGGGATGCCGCCGTGCATCCGCGCCGGGGGCAAATTGCGCTTTGCGGGTGAATCGCCCCTCGCCCCCGACGACACCCAGGCGATGATCTTCAGCCTGCTCACCCCCGGCCAGCGCCAACACCTCGAAGCGCACTGGGAGCTGGATTTTTCCCACGGTATCGGTGCCACCCGCTTTCGCATCAACGTCTACAAGGACAAAGGCCACTACGCCGCCGCCCTGCGCGCCCTCAGCTCGAAGATCCCGGCTATCGACGACTTGGGTCTGCCACCGGTGATGCGCGATATCGCCGACCGGCCCCGCGGATTGGTGCTGGTCACCGGTCCCACCGGCTCGGGCAAGACGACCACCCTCGCTTCGCTCATCGACTACATCAACACCAGTCGATCCGAGCACATCCTCACCGTCGAAGATCCGATCGAGTATCTGTTCGTACCCAAAAAGTCCTTTATCAACCAGCGCCAGTTGGGCGAGGATACCAAGAGTTTCGCCAACGCCCTGCGCGCCGCCCTGCGCGAGGATCCGGACGTCATCCTCGTCGGTGAGATGCGCGATCTCGAGACGATCCAGCTGGCGATCACCGCCGCTGAGACGGGCCACCTGGTCTTTGCCACCCTGCACACCGCCTCCGCCGCCCAGACGGTCGACCGCATGGTCGATGTCTTCCCGCCCGCCCAGCAGCAGCAAATTCGCGTACAGCTTTCCAATTCGCTGGTGGCGGTCTTTGCCCAAACGCTGATCCCGCGCGCCGATGCCGGCAGCGGCATCCAGTCGCGCTGCCTGGCGCAGGAGATCATGATCGTCACCCCTGCCATCGCCAACCTCATCCGCGAGGGCAAGACCAGCCAGATCTACTCGGCCATTCAGACGGGCGGCAATCTGGGCATGAAGACCCTGGAGACATCCCTGCGCGACCTGTACGCGGCGGGCCGGATTTCCTACGAGAATGCCCTCGCCCGCACCTCCAGGCCCGAGGAGTTCCAGCGCATAGCCGGAGCTCCCCCGGCGGCGGGCCGGCCGGCCGTCGGCCCCGGCGGCGGCGGTGGTCCCCGCCCCTCGTTCACCCAGCCCATCACCAACCGCTAAGCTGCCTTTGAGCGAACGCTATGCCGCAATTCAAGTACCGCGTGCGCGACTACCGGGGGACCGCCATCGAGGAGACCGTCGAGGCCGACAGCGCCGTCACGCTGCGCGCGCGCCTGCGCGAGCAGGGCATGTACGTGCTGCAGATTGCCGAGGTCCAGCCGAGCGCCCTGCAGGGGGCTTTTTCGCTGGAGGCGCTCCAGACGGCCACCACCCGCATCACTATCCGCGACAAGTCGCTGTTTGCCCGCCAGCTCGCGGCGATGACCAGCGCGGGCGTCTCGCTGGTGCGCTCACTCACAGTGCTCGAAGAGCAGTCGACCAACCGCAAGCTCAAAAAAGTGCTCACCCAGGTGAGCTTCGACGTCCAGCAGGGCAGCAGCCTCGCTGCCTCGATGCGCAAGTTTCCCCAGGCTTTCGACAACCTGTTCGTGGCGATGATCCAGGCGGGCGAGGCCGGGGGTCTGCTCGATCAGGTGCTCGACCGGCTCTCCAAGTTGCTTGAAGATCAAGACCGCCTGCAGCGGCAGGTGCGTTCCGCCCTCGCCTATCCGGTCACGGTGCTTATCCTCGCGGTGATTATTTTCCTGGCGATGGTGACGTTCATCCTGCCGGTCTTCAAGGACATCTTCAAGCAACTCGGGGGCGAATTGCCCGCCTTTACCCAGACGTTGATGGGCCTGAGCGAACTGCTGCAAAACCCGTTTGCCTGGGCGTTTCTAATCATTGCCGGCGGTGGGATTACCTGGCTGTACCGGCGCTATAACAATTCCCCCGGCGGCAGGCGGGTCGTCGACCGCATCAAGCTCGCTCTGCCTTTGTTTGGCGATTTGATTCAAAAAGCCTCGGTGGCTCGCTTCTGCCGCACGTTCGGATCGTTGGTAAGATCCGGGGTGCCTATCCTCAGTGCCCTGGAGATCGTCCGCGACACCGCCGGCAATGCCGTGATCGCCGACGCCGTGGACGAAGCGCGCCGGGTGATCCGCGAAGGCAGTCTGATTAGCCCCACCCTCAAAAAAGAAAAAGCCTTTCCGCCCATGGCGGTGCAGATGATCAGCGTCGGCGAAGAGTCGGGCGAACTCGACAGCATGCTGATGAAAGTCGCCGATTTCTACGAGTCGGAAGTCGAGCAGGCGGTCAAGGCGCTCACCAGCTTGCTGGAGCCCATCATGATCGTGGTCCTCGGGGGACTGGTGGGCTCGGTCATCCTGGCGATGTACCTGCCGCTGTTTACAGTCTTCGACTTGATCAAGTAGGGCGCCCGGAGCCGGAGCTCTCGGCGTACCGGGAGCGGTCAAGCCGGAGAAGCGTGATAGCACACCCAGGTATGTAGCGTGTTGCTTATGGTAGCCAAGCGCCAAGCAGCAGCGATTCCAGTAAGTCGTCTTGACGTGCGACCGCAAAAGTGAACCGCTTAGAATGTGAGTCTTCCAGCCGCCGACACCGCGAGGAAGACTATGAAGAAAAGCCGATTCACGACTGAACAGATGATTGCCATCCTCAACGAGGGGCAAGCCGGAGCCAACGTGGCGGACTTGTGCCGCAGGCACGGCATCTGCGAGCAAACTTACTACCGTTGGAAAGCCAAGTTCGGCGGCATGGAAATCTCGGAAGCCCTGCGCCTCAAGGACCTCGAAGAAGAAAACCGCAAGCTCAAGCAGATCGTCGCCGACCAGGCCCTCGATATCCATGCGCTCAAGGCGGTGCTGTCAAAAAAATTCTGACCCCAGCCGCCAAGCGTCAAGCTACTTCCTACCTGCAAACCGATTTGCAGCTCTCCCAGAGGCACGCTTGCAGGCTGCTGGGGTTGCACCGTTCCACTGCTCGGCTGCTCAGCCGTCGCAAGGAAGATCCCGTCCTGCTTGCGCGCCTGAAGCAGTTGGCCGCCGAACGTCCACGCTATGGCTATCGACGGCTGACACTGCTGCTGAGGCGGGAAGGCAGGCTGGTCAACGCCAAGAAAATCCACCGGCTGTGCATCAGGGAGGGATTGCTGGTGGGTCGTTGCCCCAACGACCCTGGTGCGCCCAAAAAAGCGTAAGCCCCGCACCAGGCCGTCTGTGCGGCCGGAGGCGCCCTTGCTGGAGCGTCCGAACCAGTTGTGGAGCCTGGATTTTGTCGAGGATGCACTGGCGGATGGGCGCAAACTGCGGACCTTGACGATTGTGGACGTCTACAGCCGGGAGTGTCCACAGATAGAAGTGGATACCTCTCTGCCTTCGGCTCGGGTCGTGCGGGTGCTGGAGACACTGGCCGCCAGGCGGCAGTTGCCCCAGCAGTTGCTGGTGGACAATGGACCGGAGTTTGTCTGCCGGAAGCTTGCCCAGTGGGCAACGCAGCGCGGTATCCGCATCGCCTTCACCCGCCCTGGCAAGCCAACTGACAAGCCGCACATCGAGAGCTTCAACGGCAAATTTCGGGATGAGTGCTTGAAGGCACACTACTTCCTGAGCGTGGCTGATGCCAGACGGATCATCGAAACCTGGCGGTTGGACTACAACAACTACCGGCCCCACAGTGCTTTGGCAGGAGCGACACCGATGGAGTTTTTGAGCCAGGTTGATGCCGTTCAGGCGACACCGGAGCCTGAACGGCATCAACCTGTACGATGATGAAAACCAGGCAGGAAGCTCACTTTTTCAGCGGATCATTATTCGGGGCCAGGTCAGATTGGCTGGAGAAATAGTGACCTGCAGTCAAACTGGATGGATGCAACCCCCCGGGACAGGGAGCTTGAAAGGTATGAAAAATGGATGGCGGGCAGTAGTAGCAGGGCTGATTGTGGGCGCGAGTTTGGCAACTGGAGCCCAAGCGGCGCAGTTTAAGGACATTGCCGGGTACTGGGGAGCTTCCTACGTCGATACCCTGGCCGATCGCCGGTTTATTGCCGGTTTTCCGGACGGCACTTTTCGCCCCGATGCGCCGGTCACCCGCGCCCAACTCGCAGCGATGGCCGCGCGCGCTTTTGATCTGCCCGAAAGCCAGGTGAGCAGCCTCAATTTTAAAGACGTCCCCCCGAATTGCTGGGCGGCCAGAGCGATTGCGGCGGTGGCCGACCGGGGTCTGGCAAGCGGGTTTCTGGACGGCAACTTCCGCCCCGAGGAGCTGCTCACCCGCGCCCAGGCGATCGTGATCTTTTCGCAGGTGCTCGGGCGCTCTGCCGGCAGCAGCACCGAGGGTGCGCTCAGCAGTTATACCGACGCGGTGGCGGTGCCCGATTGGGCAAAGCCAGGGATCAAAAAAGCTAGCGCCGCCTCGATTATCGTGAGCTATCCTGACCCGAACGTGATTAAGCCCAACACCGTCGCCACCCGCGGCGAAGTGGCCGCGATGATGTACCAGACCTTGATGCGTCTGGGCATCAGCCTGCCGCCTCTCGATATCGGGGTGGTGGGCAGCGACGACCGGCCGACGGTGCCGCGCAAGGATTGGGCGGCTGCCGAGCGGGTTGAGATCGAGCGGCTGGTGCTGCTGCCGGAATTGAACGTGTTTCGCTCGGGAGATGCGCTGTTGGTGCGCGCCTTTGCCACCCCCGGAGCGCAGGCAAATTTTACCCTGCCGGGAATCGCTTCGGCGGTGCCGATGGAAGAAAAGCAGCCCGGAATCTACGAGGGCTCCTACGTGATCAAACGCGGCGACCAGGGAGGCGAGTTGCGCCTGGCAGTCACCTTGCGCGGCTCCAATGGCCGCGCTACCACCCAGGTGTGGCCCCAGGGAATCCATATCAATCGTTAGAGCAGATCTCTCAGCTGCCCCTGGAGCTACTCCAGCGCGCCTGCACGATGCGACGGGCGAGTTGCTACGCTTCCATCGAAAGGACGACACGAAAGCGCGCCTTGCCACTCATCATCCGATCGTATGCAGCCTGGGCGCTCTCGAAGGGGTAGATCTCGTTCATAGAAGCGATCCCATTGCGATGGCTAAATAGCAGCGTATCCTCCGAATCGGCCGCCGTGCCTGAATACCAGCCTTTGACCGAAGCGCGCTTGAGGAGTAACTCCGTCGGGTTGACGGTGAGGGCGGACACCGCACCGATGAGCATCATCGTGCCATTGGGTCCAAGACCGCCAACGAGCGCCTGCATTGCTTTCTCGCTGGTGACAGTCGCGAGGATCGCCTTTGCCCCGCCCATCGCCAGCATTGCGGCGGCAGGATCGCCCGCTTCGCTGTCGATGTATTCGTGCGCGCCGAGCGAGCGGGCGAGCTCCTCTTTGTCGCGGCCGCGGTTGACGGCGACGGTGCGAAAGCCCTGGCGCGCGGCAAACTGGATACCGAGATGGCCAAGCCCGCCGACACCGTGGATCGCCACCAGATCGCCCGGCCCTGCGCCGCAATTGCGCAGCGCGTTGAAGGTGGTGATCCCGGCGCACAGCAAGGGCGCCGATTGGATCGCGTCGAGATCAGCCGGCACACGGGCGAGTGCGGAGACATCGGCCAGCATGTGGGTCGCATAGCCACCGTCGCGGGTCACGCCCGTGACGGCGCTCACCGTCTCGCAGGCGAACGCCGAGCCGCGTCGGCAGCGCTGGCAATACCCGCACGAGCCGCCGAACCAGCCGACGCCGACGCGCATGCCCACCTGCCAGCCGAGAACCTCCGCCCCGAGCGCCTCGATCGTACCGAGCACCTCATGGCCGGGTATACGCGGATAGGAGATGCCCGGCATCTTCCCTTCGACCGTCATAGAGTCGCTGTGACATACGCCGCAGGCGCTGACGCGCAGCCGAACCTCACGCGGCCCGGGTTCGGGCAAATCTCGCTCGATCAGCTGAAACTTAGCGCCCGCTGCGGGTACGGCCATAGCGCGCATCTTGGTCATTGTTGTCCCTTCTCCATCTACCGGTCCAACGGGAGCAGAAGCTTATCAGTATTTGTACACAATATTCGCTAGGGACTGCTTTCTCGATCTCCTGCTTGGCCGCGGGAGGTGGAAGTCCCCCAATACTGTAACGTCAAATTCGGCATGAATGCGGATGATTTTGTCCAGGCGCAGGATCTCAGTCCGCAGCAGCCAGATTCTTCCTTTGGCGGTGTGACGTCCACTGCCGGATGCGGCACGCTTGTCCGAGGGGGGCATCCGCGCGGAGAGCGCGGAGGGCGCCCCTTTTGTGTGCAGAAGGAGCATAACGCATGGACAAATTTTTCAAAGTAGGGTCAGCGCTCGGCCTTGCTCTCGGTCTGACGGTTGTGGCTGCCCGGGCAGCAAATTTCGGCGATACAGCTGGGTACTGGGCGGAAGCGTACGTTTCGACCCTGGCCGATCGCAAGTTCATCGGCGGTTTTCCGGACGGATCGTTTCGGCCCAACGACGCGATTACCCGCGCCCAGTTCGCCGCCATCGCCGCCAAGGCTTTGGATCTGCCCGTCGGCGGTGGCGGCCTTACTTTCAACGATGTGCCGGCCAACTACTGGGCGACCGGGGCCATCGCCGCAGTGAGTAACAGCGGCCTGGTCACCGGTTTTCCGGACGGGTCGTTCCGGCCGGAGGAGCGCATCACCCGCGCCCAGGCCCTGGTCATTCTCGCCAAGGCCCTTGGGGATAAAGGTGGGCGCACGTCGGTGAACCTGGACGATTATACCGACGTGCAGGCGGTGCCCGATTGGGCGCGGCCGAGCATCACCAAGGCGGCGGAGTCGGGGATCATCGTCAATTTTCCAGACCCGGCGGTGATCAAGCCCAACGCCCTGGCCACCCGCGGCGAGGTGGCCGCCTTGATGTACCAGACGCTCTCGCGCTCCGGCCGCGACCTGCCGCCGTTGAATATCGGTTCGCTCGCCCCGGCTACCGGCGGCGGTGCCGGGCGCGGGCAACTCGCCATCGAGCGCGTCGTCGTGCAGCCGGACCGGCGGGCGGTGCAGGCGGGTGAAGAACTGGTCGTGCGCGCCGAGGGTACCCCCGGCGCCGAAGCGAGCTTCAGCATCCAGGGGATCGCCCAGGGGATCGCCATGCAGGAGGTGGAGCAGGGGGTCTACGAGGGCCGCTACACCGTCAAGCGGGGAGACCAAGAAAGGAATGCCCGCCTTGCGGTCACCCTCAAAAGTCGCGGCGAATCGGTCACCCGCGAGGCCGAGCGGCAATACGCCTTCGGATCGGGGGCCGCAGGCGGTGCGGGACGCGGTGACTTTAGTGGTGACGGTAGGCCCGATGTGCTCTGGAGCCGGGTCGACGGCAGTGAGGCCCGTCTGTGGATCATGGAAGGCACCCGCAAGGGCCGCGAACTGGCCTTGGGACAGTCTCCCGGCCGCGATTGGCGCCTGGTGAGCAGCGGCGATTTTGACGGCGACGGGCTGTCGGATCTGCTCTGGCACAACCAGGCCACCGGCGAGTTGTTGCAGTGGCGCCTCGGCCGGGCAGGCAAACCCCAGCCCGTGGCGATGCGCACCGAGCCGGTGGCCCGCCGGTGGCAGGCGGGTGGCGCGGGTGATTTTGATGGCGACGGCCGCGCCGATATCCTCTGGCGCAACCCGGCCACCGGGCGCAACACCCTCTGGATGATGGACGGGGCCAACCGCCGCTCACAGAAGCCGCTGCCGGACCAGGCCGGGGCGAATCTATTGATCGCAGGGGTGGGCGATTTTGACGGCGACGGCGGCGCAGATGTACTCTGGCGCAACCGGGTAAGCGGTGCCAATAGTCTGTGGCTGATGAACGGCACCCAGGTGGTGCGCACGGTGGCCATCGGCGAGGCGCCGCCCCAGTGGCAGGTGGGCGGCATTGCCGATTACAACGGCGACGGCCGGGTCGATATTCTCTGGCGCCGGGCGGACTCGGGTCGGAGTGTCTTCTGGATTATGAACGGTACCGAGCGCACGGCGACCGCTGCAGCCCCCGATGGACCGGGCGCGCAGTGGGAAATGGTCGGGCCGCGCTAGGCGCCGAAATGCGACAAAAAGGGGCCGGATGGCCCCTTTTTGCTTGCTGCTGTGCTGGAGTTTATTCGGGCTTGACGGCGGGTCCGGTGGTTGTCGTCGTACTGCTGTAGGAGGAGCTGCTCACCGAAGTGGCGCTCGGATCGACGTAGCCCGTCCGGTACGGATAGATATTGAACGAGGCGAGCGAAGACTTGGGCGAGCGGGCCAGGGCGTAGGTGGTCGTGTCGAAGCGGCTCAGCACGTTATTGGCCCGCCGTTCGCGCAGCACATGCACGGCGACGAAGGCGCTTTTGCTCTTAGGCTGGCGGCTGATCGGCACCGCGATGTTCTTGTTGGTGCCCGAAGCGAGTTCGACATAACCCAATACCGCCCCCGGTTGCCCGTTGTCGTTCTCGTGGATGACCAGCCAGCCGATGTCGGGGCTGTTGACTTGCTTGACCATGACTTTGCCGTCGGCGATGTACTGATCTTGAACGTCGATGAGCGACGATTCGGGACGGGGGATGTAGGGGCTGGTGTAGAGCGAAGGATCCGTCGCAGCGCTGCGCTGCGTGGTGGTGGTCGTCGTCGTGGTTGTCTCACCGGTCGTCGTCTGTGCGTGCGCATTGCCCTGAATTAGCAGGATTGGGGACAGCACAAGCATGGTGCCAAGCACAAAATGACGCGTATTCATCGCGGTTCAACCTTATCAACTGCTTTTTGATCGTGCCAGGGGCGAAAATCGTCTACCTCTGCCCGCAGAGACATCTCCCAGGGCCGATGCCGGCAGAGGTGTAGAATAGGCTGTAACTTTGTGTTTAACAGAAGCTCAGTGAGCCAGTCCCCACCGGCCCGTAAGCCCATCATCGAATTTCGCGGCGTCAGCAAGTCCTTCGGCACTCAGCGTATCCTGGACGGTCTCGATTTAAAGGTCCAATACGGCGAGGCTCTGGTGATTGTCGGGCCGTCGGGTACCGGCAAATCGACCATCCTGCGGCTGATGTGCGGCTTGTTGGAGCCGGACTCCGGAGAGGTGTTGCTCGGCGGCGTGCCGCTGCAGGCCGAACAGCTTCGGAGAAAGCCCATCCAGGTCGGCATGGTCTTTCAGCAGGCGGCGCTGTTCGATTCGCTCACTGTCGAAGAAAACGTCGGGTTTTTGCTCTACGAGCACTCGAAGTTGCCGCGCAAAAAAATTGGCGAACTGGTGCGCGAAAAACTGGAGATGGTGGGACTTGACCCGGTGCTCGCCCGGCAGATGCCGGCGGAACTCTCCGGTGGTCAGCGCAAGCGCGTCTCGTTTGCCCGCGCGATCATGGAAGATCCGACGGTTCCCGACGACGAGACGCAGCTGTTGCTGTACGACGAACCGACCGCCGGGCTCGACCCCATCGCCTCGACGGTAATCGAGAATTTGATTCGTTCCCTGAAGCAGCGGGGATCCTGCGATAGTTATGTAGTGATCACCCACCAGGAAACGACCATCCGCAGCACCGCCGACCGCATTTTGCTGATCTACCAGGGCAAGGTGCGCTGGGAGGGTCAAGTCCCCGAAATCGACGCGTGCCAGGATCCTTATGTGCGCCAGTTTTTTGACGGCAAGATCGACGGGCCGATCCAGTAGAGAGCAGACAAGGAGTGACCAGTGAATAGACGGGGCATTCGTGAGGGGTTGGTAGGGCTGCTGATCCTTGTCGGCGTCGGCATCTTCGTGGGGCTCTATCTGTGGCTTTCCGGAGGGTTTCGCCAGGGCGGGTACCGCTTTACGATTACTTTTCGCGACGCGAACGGTCTCAACGTCGGTGCGCCGGTGCGCCTGCGGGGTGTGCGCGTCGGCCAGGTGCAGGCGACGATCCCCGGCATCAGCAGCGTCAAGGCCGACGTACTCATCGACCGGCCCGACGTCTTCATTCCCAAAAATTCCCAGTTCGTGGTCTCCCAAAGCGGTTTGATCGGCGAGACGTTCGTTGAAATTTTTCCGTCGGACACCGCGGTGGTGCCGCCGAATACGACCGTCGAGACCCTGAGCGCGCGCTGCGAGAAGAGCGTCGCTTCCGAGCCGCTGGTCTGTCCCCAATCGTCGGTGGTCGGCCGCACGCCGCCCCGCTTTCAGGAACTGGTGCGCTCGCTCGATGCGCTGGCTACCCGATTGGATCAAGATTTCTTCGACAGTCTGCAGACCACCGTCGTCAAATTCGGCCAGACCGCCGACAACCTGAGCAGTCTGTCGCGCACGGCCGCCAAAGATTTTGACGTGCTGGCAGACACGGCCCGGGCGGCGAGCCGGGAGGTGCCCGCCTTCGGCCGGGCCGCCCAGGCGCTCGAAAAGACCATCCTCGATATCGACGTCATCTTGCTGGATAATCGCGCTTCGCTTTCCCAGACCCTGGCCAACCTCAACCGGGCGAGTGCGGAGGTGAGCAAACTCACCAGCCAGCTCAGCGGCAGCATCACCCCTGAACGGCTCGATCAGATCGTGGCAAACACCAACGAGGCAGTGGCCAATCTGCGCAGCTTGAGCGTGGCGATTTCCGACCCGGCCACGGTGGCGTCGCTGCGCTCCACCCTCGATTCCGCCCGCGCCACCCTCGACAACATCCAGAAGATCACCACCGATCTGGATGAGCTGACCGGCGATCCGCAGTTTCGCACCAACTTGCGCCGTCTTATCGACGGACTGGGCAACCTCGTCTCCAGCGAGCCGGGTGATCCGGCCGAGTCGTCGGTCTTTGCCAATGCCGATTACCGCGACGGCATCGCCGGCGTGGCTGATACCGCCGCGCCCTGAAATCAACCGTTTTTCCTTCTCCACCCGGCTGGGCCTGGCTGGTGTGAACGCGTTCGTAGCGGATGATCAGAGTCGCTCACCCCCTCAGTCATCTTCCAGGTGGGACACTATGTCCATGCGTTCGTGCAGAACGCGAATGATTTTTAGACCTGTGTCACGCTCACGGCAGAAAATCAGGTGTCGTCCTACGTGATACTTGCGATATCCCGGCCGAATATCATCGCAGACCCTTCCCAGTTGCGGCTCCTGCGCCAAAAGCTCAAAGCACGCGTCCAGTTTGGCTAGGTAGTTGTTTCGCTGCGCACGCCCCCAAGTCGCCTCGGTGTATCGGCCAACGGCTCGCAAATCCTGCACTGCCAGCTCAGTAAGGCGAAAAGCCGCCATTAGACTGTGTGTTCCTTGTCAAGCTCTTCGAGCAAACTGTGTAAAGAATAGTCGGCCAAACCGCTGTTCTCACCGTCGTGCAGAGCGCGGCGTAGAGCCGCCAGCTTCATCTCCTGCTCTTCGAGCAAACGCAGTCCGGCGCGGATCGCTTCACTGGCAGATGCATAACGCCCGGCGTCAATCTGCCTGGCGATGAATGCCTCAAAATGCTGCCCGAGTGTCACGCTCGTATTTTTTTGCATGACCAAATTCTCGAAACACAATACCAACATATATTATATGTTGGTATTGCTAGAAAGTGAAGAACCCAAAGGTCACAGATTTTAATGGTGCTGGCTTTTCGTTCGCCGTAAAGTCACCGCCCATCCTATTCAATTGACCCTTGGGAATGGGTGCAAGCCTAAGGGCCGTTGGGACAACGGCCCCTAAGCCCCTTTAGGGCGGCTTTTCGCCCTGTTGCTCAATGTACTGCCTGATAACTTCAATGGGGGCACCTCCCCAGGAAGCAGCGAAATAGGATGGCGACCAAAGATGTTCAGAACTTGGACTTAGACCAAACTCCTTCCTTAGAAGGCGGCTTGAAACCCCTTTCAAGTGATTCACCAGTGTTGAGACTGAGTACTTCGGTGGGTGCTCCACGAGCAGATGTACGTGGTCTGGTTCACCGTTCACTTCCAGCACCGTGAACCCCATCGACTTGCCAACCTCAGCGAATATTTCATGCATCCGCTGGGAGTGCTGCTCCTGAAATATCTTCCTTCGGTACTTCACCACGAAGACCAAGTGAACATAGATTGCTGAAACACTGTGCCTGCCTCTTCTCAACTGTTGCATACTCTTGCAGGCCAAGTTACTATATCAATATGAAAGCACGTTTTCGTTATCGTTTGTACCCCCACCCGGCTCAGAGATTCTGGCTCGCCAAGACTTTCGGCTGTGCGCGGATGGTCTTTAACGATGGTCTGCGGATTCGCCAGCAGGCACACCAAAACGGTGAACCTTATATTGGCGATACCGAGTTGCAAAAGCGTGTCATCACTCAAGCTAAACAAACTCCCGAGCGTGCATGGCTAGCTGAAGTTTCCTCAGTGGCTCTGATCCAATCTCTTGCAGACTTGCACCAGGGCTTCAGGAACTTCTTCCACAGCCTCAGCGGTAAACGGCAAGGCGCAAAAGTTAACCCACCGCGCTTCAAGAAGAAAACAGACAAGCAAGCGATTCGCTTCACCCGCAATGGCTTCAAGGTTCACTCCCAGTCTGTCTTCATCGCCAAGGTTGGACACATTCCGATTGAATGGTCTAGACCGCTTTCCTCGCAGCCGTCTAGCGTCACCATCATCCGGGACAAAGCTGGTCGGCACTTTGCTAGTTTCATCTGCGAAGTGCAAGCAGAACCGCTTCCAGAAAACGATGTAGCGATTGGTATCGATGTGGGGCTAACTACTTTTGCTACCTATAGCGACGGTGAAAAAGTCGAAAATCCCCGCATCTTCAGAAAGCTAGAACGCAAACTTGCCCGACTACAGAGGCAACATGCCAAGAAGCAAAAGGGGTCTAAGCGCAGAGCCAAAATGCGGCTCAAAGTCGCCAAACTTCATGCGCATATCAAAGACAAGCGTTCAGACTTCTTGCACAAACTCAGCACCC
Protein-coding sequences here:
- a CDS encoding DUF7282 domain-containing protein; this encodes MNTRHFVLGTMLVLSPILLIQGNAHAQTTTGETTTTTTTTTQRSAATDPSLYTSPYIPRPESSLIDVQDQYIADGKVMVKQVNSPDIGWLVIHENDNGQPGAVLGYVELASGTNKNIAVPISRQPKSKSAFVAVHVLRERRANNVLSRFDTTTYALARSPKSSLASFNIYPYRTGYVDPSATSVSSSSYSSTTTTTGPAVKPE
- a CDS encoding S-layer homology domain-containing protein, translating into MDKFFKVGSALGLALGLTVVAARAANFGDTAGYWAEAYVSTLADRKFIGGFPDGSFRPNDAITRAQFAAIAAKALDLPVGGGGLTFNDVPANYWATGAIAAVSNSGLVTGFPDGSFRPEERITRAQALVILAKALGDKGGRTSVNLDDYTDVQAVPDWARPSITKAAESGIIVNFPDPAVIKPNALATRGEVAALMYQTLSRSGRDLPPLNIGSLAPATGGGAGRGQLAIERVVVQPDRRAVQAGEELVVRAEGTPGAEASFSIQGIAQGIAMQEVEQGVYEGRYTVKRGDQERNARLAVTLKSRGESVTREAERQYAFGSGAAGGAGRGDFSGDGRPDVLWSRVDGSEARLWIMEGTRKGRELALGQSPGRDWRLVSSGDFDGDGLSDLLWHNQATGELLQWRLGRAGKPQPVAMRTEPVARRWQAGGAGDFDGDGRADILWRNPATGRNTLWMMDGANRRSQKPLPDQAGANLLIAGVGDFDGDGGADVLWRNRVSGANSLWLMNGTQVVRTVAIGEAPPQWQVGGIADYNGDGRVDILWRRADSGRSVFWIMNGTERTATAAAPDGPGAQWEMVGPR
- a CDS encoding alcohol dehydrogenase, which encodes MTKMRAMAVPAAGAKFQLIERDLPEPGPREVRLRVSACGVCHSDSMTVEGKMPGISYPRIPGHEVLGTIEALGAEVLGWQVGMRVGVGWFGGSCGYCQRCRRGSAFACETVSAVTGVTRDGGYATHMLADVSALARVPADLDAIQSAPLLCAGITTFNALRNCGAGPGDLVAIHGVGGLGHLGIQFAARQGFRTVAVNRGRDKEELARSLGAHEYIDSEAGDPAAAMLAMGGAKAILATVTSEKAMQALVGGLGPNGTMMLIGAVSALTVNPTELLLKRASVKGWYSGTAADSEDTLLFSHRNGIASMNEIYPFESAQAAYDRMMSGKARFRVVLSMEA
- a CDS encoding type IV pilus twitching motility protein PilT, with translation MPVPTIQQLMQTVVDWSGSDLHIAAGMPPCIRAGGKLRFAGESPLAPDDTQAMIFSLLTPGQRQHLEAHWELDFSHGIGATRFRINVYKDKGHYAAALRALSSKIPAIDDLGLPPVMRDIADRPRGLVLVTGPTGSGKTTTLASLIDYINTSRSEHILTVEDPIEYLFVPKKSFINQRQLGEDTKSFANALRAALREDPDVILVGEMRDLETIQLAITAAETGHLVFATLHTASAAQTVDRMVDVFPPAQQQQIRVQLSNSLVAVFAQTLIPRADAGSGIQSRCLAQEIMIVTPAIANLIREGKTSQIYSAIQTGGNLGMKTLETSLRDLYAAGRISYENALARTSRPEEFQRIAGAPPAAGRPAVGPGGGGGPRPSFTQPITNR
- a CDS encoding type II secretion system F family protein, translating into MPQFKYRVRDYRGTAIEETVEADSAVTLRARLREQGMYVLQIAEVQPSALQGAFSLEALQTATTRITIRDKSLFARQLAAMTSAGVSLVRSLTVLEEQSTNRKLKKVLTQVSFDVQQGSSLAASMRKFPQAFDNLFVAMIQAGEAGGLLDQVLDRLSKLLEDQDRLQRQVRSALAYPVTVLILAVIIFLAMVTFILPVFKDIFKQLGGELPAFTQTLMGLSELLQNPFAWAFLIIAGGGITWLYRRYNNSPGGRRVVDRIKLALPLFGDLIQKASVARFCRTFGSLVRSGVPILSALEIVRDTAGNAVIADAVDEARRVIREGSLISPTLKKEKAFPPMAVQMISVGEESGELDSMLMKVADFYESEVEQAVKALTSLLEPIMIVVLGGLVGSVILAMYLPLFTVFDLIK
- a CDS encoding S-layer homology domain-containing protein encodes the protein MGASLATGAQAAQFKDIAGYWGASYVDTLADRRFIAGFPDGTFRPDAPVTRAQLAAMAARAFDLPESQVSSLNFKDVPPNCWAARAIAAVADRGLASGFLDGNFRPEELLTRAQAIVIFSQVLGRSAGSSTEGALSSYTDAVAVPDWAKPGIKKASAASIIVSYPDPNVIKPNTVATRGEVAAMMYQTLMRLGISLPPLDIGVVGSDDRPTVPRKDWAAAERVEIERLVLLPELNVFRSGDALLVRAFATPGAQANFTLPGIASAVPMEEKQPGIYEGSYVIKRGDQGGELRLAVTLRGSNGRATTQVWPQGIHINR